DNA sequence from the Bacteroidota bacterium genome:
ATTTTTTGCTATTGCATAATGCCAAGCCATGTTCACTTTATAAGTTATTCGGAGAATAAAGAATTATCAAACATTTTAAGGGATTTAAAATCCTTCACAGCAAAGCAAGTAATAAATGCAATTGTAGAAAACCCACAGGAAAGGGATCAAGCGGAAAAGTTGGGGGGAATGAACAAAAATCATTTCTTTGCAAAAAATATTCTACGTGCAAAGAGATGAAAACCACAGCTTGGCAAACTTGATTTTGCCAGAAGGGATCTTGGAATTT
Encoded proteins:
- a CDS encoding transposase produces the protein MSEKYKTHSNGLYFVSFSVVGWLDVFIRRKYQDILTDSIAYCQKNKNLKIFCYCIMPSHVHFISYSENKELSNILRDLKSFTAKQVINAIVENPQERDQAEKLGGMNKNHFFAKNILRAKR